A window of Onychostoma macrolepis isolate SWU-2019 chromosome 01, ASM1243209v1, whole genome shotgun sequence contains these coding sequences:
- the sparcl1 gene encoding SPARC-like protein 1 translates to MKKDLFLFCFLVSALAAYVQSKPHVKNQHVKHYPTPKEQPESVKRHDSNDGVFLSPLFESSTQDPEGEENESRVEMKQPGAEELEGSEEGEKNTPLLLSEEALSQLLQVPEEVDEAVEEDEDDDGPKKDKEMKEMEEEGKKDGESTMKNKDGPEKREGENKVEDANETDSSTESEIPMDLDYAADRDASQPLPTKLEEVKASTINTKEKEMEETAEDVIPTVTVDYDSQQSNTDSEDIAEEQDVPAEQTQDEPLQDSENVNEKEKSDQQDEKNSTESEDAILSSGKKTKKEKKKEKNEGNSHGKSKSKKQRNNQQLEKMQGDQASTMEATEERSRRKDPEKLEATEDTEPKTRKKNGKWSRLVGMNPVQIRAAMELYPDIRPTHRPSGQGLPDDPCENFRCKRGKTCKMNDENKPFCVCQEPSECPPSVNDFEHVCGTDNKTYDTSCQLFATKCGFEGTKIGHRLHLDYTGSCKFIPPCPESELVQFPLRMRDWLKNVLLQLYEHESMSPGFLTAKQSIRVQKIYESERRLHAGDHPVEILQQDFEKNYNMYIYPVHWQFAQMDQHPSDKFLSHSELAPLRVPLVPMEHCTSVFFQKCDADKDKLVSFKEWCSCFGIKEDDMDVNLLF, encoded by the exons ATGAAGAAAGACCTGTTTCTCTTCTGCTTTTTGGTCTCAGCACTGGCTGCATAT GTACAAAGTAAGCCTCATGTAAAAAATCAGCATGTCAAACACTACCCAACTCCAAAAGAGCAG ccagaGTCAGTGAAGCGTCATGACAGTAATGATGGAGTTTTTTTGAGTCCACTTTTTGAGTCCAGCACACAGGACCCAGAGGGTGAGGAGAATGAGAGCCGTGTAGAGATGAAGCAACCAGGGGCAGAAGAGCTTGAAGGTTCAGAGGAAGGTGAGAAGAATACACCTTTGCTCCTGAGTGAGGAGGCACTGTCTCAGCTCCTGCAGGTCCCTGAGGAGGTAGATGAAGCTGTGGAGGAGGATGAAGATGATGACGGTCcaaaaaaagataaagaaatGAAGGAGATGGAGGAGGAGGGAAAGAAAGATGGAGAATCTACAATGAAGAATAAAGATGGACCTGAAAAAAGAGAAGGTGAGAACAAGGTAGAGGATGCAAATGAGACCGACAGCAGTACTGAGTCAGAGATACCAATGGATTTGGACTATGCAGCTGACCGTGATGCTTCACAACCACTACCCACCAAGCTGGAGGAGGTCAAAGCTTCAACCATCAACACTAAGGAAAAAGAGATGGAGGAAACAGCTGAAGATGTGATTCCCACAGTCACAGTGGACTATGATTCTCAGCAATCCAACACTGACTCTGAGGACATTGCAGAAGAACAGGACGTGCCAGCAGAACAAACCCAAGATGAGCCTTTACAAGACTCTGAGAATGTCAATGAAAAAGAGAAGAGTGATCAACAGGATGAGAAGAACAGCACTGAATCTGAGGATGCTATTCTTTCTAGTGGCAAGAAGAcaaagaaggagaagaagaaggagaagaatGAAGGTAACAGCCATGGAAAGAGCAAATCCAAGAAGCAGCGAAACAACCAGCAGCTGGAGAAGATGCAGGGTGACCAAGCCAGTACAATGGAAGCAACTGAAGAACGTTCTCGTAGGAAAGACCCAGAAAAACTGGAGGCCACTGAAGATACAGAGCCTAAAACCAGAAAAAAGAATGGGAAATGG TCTCGCTTGGTGGGGATGAATCCCGTACAGATCAGGGCCGCTATGGAGCTTTACCCTGACATTCGACCCACCCATCGGCCCAGCGGACAGGGGTTGCCAGATG ACCCCTGTGAGAACTTTCGCTGTAAAAGAGGAAAGACATGCAAAATGAATGATGAGAACAAACCCTTCTGTGTGTGTCAGGAGCCATCAGAATGTCCTCCCAGTGTAAATGATTTTGAGCAT gtatGCGGAACTGACAATAAGACATATGACACATCCTGTCAGCTTTTTGCCACCAAGTGTGGCTTTGAGGGGACCAAAATAGGCCACAGACTTCACCTGGATTACACTGGATCCTGCAAAT TTATTCCTCCATGCCCAGAGTCGGAGCTGGTGCAGTTCCCTCTGCGTATGCGGGATTGGCTGAAGAACGTGCTTTTGCAGTTATATGAGCATGAATCCATGTCTCCTGGCTTTCTCACAGCTAAACAAAGTATCAGG GTTCAGAAGATCTACGAGAGTGAGAGACGTCTTCATGCAGGCGATCACCCTGTTGAGATTCTACAGCAGGACTTTGAGAAGAACTACAACATGTACATCTATCCAGTGCACTGGCAGTTTGCACAGATGGACCAGCATCCTTCAGACAA GTTTCTTTCTCACTCTGAGCTGGCTCCACTGCGCGTTCCCCTAGTTCCAATGGAGCATTGCACCTCAGTCTTTTTCCAGAAGTGTGATGCTGACAAGGACAAATTGGTCTCCTTCAAGGAGTGGTGCAGCTGCTTTGGCATTAAGGAAG ATGATATGGATGTCAATCTGCTGTTCTGA